From a region of the Acinetobacter calcoaceticus genome:
- a CDS encoding YggT family protein: MGANSALIFGILINVAILLVFFRFLIQLAAVSPYNPVVLSTVKATKIVDIFGRIFPTVAKGRFNLAALVLLITLYLLKIFGVMYLSGSMPNSPIHLLILTFVTMIQDLIRFCRYLIFATIILSWVVMFTQSRSPYIEVIQDLAEPLLAPFRRLLPNMGMIDLSPILAFLALYIAEILMNEVAKVLLTGL; this comes from the coding sequence ATGGGTGCAAATTCTGCGCTAATTTTTGGAATTTTAATTAATGTCGCGATTTTATTGGTCTTTTTCCGTTTTTTAATACAATTAGCGGCAGTAAGTCCTTATAATCCTGTGGTTTTATCGACCGTAAAAGCGACTAAGATTGTTGATATTTTTGGCCGAATTTTTCCGACGGTCGCAAAAGGCCGATTTAATTTGGCTGCGTTGGTTCTTTTAATTACGTTGTATTTACTGAAAATTTTCGGTGTGATGTATCTTTCTGGCTCTATGCCAAATAGTCCGATTCATTTACTGATTCTGACATTTGTAACCATGATTCAGGATTTGATTCGTTTCTGCCGTTATTTAATTTTCGCAACAATCATTTTGAGTTGGGTGGTCATGTTTACGCAATCGCGTTCACCTTATATTGAGGTGATTCAAGATTTAGCTGAACCATTACTCGCGCCATTCCGTCGTTTATTGCCTAATATGGGAATGATTGATTTATCTCCAATTTTGGCATTTTTGGCACTCTATATTGCCGAGATATTAATGAATGAAGTAGCGAAAGTTCTCTTAACCGGACTTTAA